One window of Nicotiana tomentosiformis unplaced genomic scaffold, ASM39032v3 Un00003, whole genome shotgun sequence genomic DNA carries:
- the LOC138903807 gene encoding uncharacterized protein — MMKCLSINVSLVEGLEQMPSYAKFMKDFVTKKQSMNFVTIKVTHQVREIVNSMAPKLEDPGAFTIPCTVRSAEFDCEDDYKVTIILGRPFLAMGKDLCDVEVGVLTFRVGDEKVVFHLCMAMRQPNSNEVCSLVDLVTDVIDDDTSDTINVGDMLEDVLLNFDDDEMDGFVE, encoded by the exons ATGATGAAGTGTCTTTCAATCAATGTGTCATTGGTAGAAGgtttggaacaaatgcccagttatgcaaagtttatgaaagattTTGTGACAAAGAAGCAGTCGATGAATTTTGtgactatcaaagtcactcatcaagtgagagaGATTGTcaattcaatggctcctaagttggaggatcccggtgctttcacgattccttgtacagttagaagtgccgagtttg ATTGTGAAGATGATTATAAAGTGacaattattcttggaagacctttccttgctatgggtaaggatctttgtgatgttgaagtcggagtactcactttccgggttggtgatgaaaaagtggtattccatttGTGTATGGCCATGcgacaaccaaatagcaatgaggtatgTTCTCTTGTGGATTTGGTGACTGATGTTATTGATGATGATACAAGTGATactatcaatgttggtgatatgttggaggacgttttgctcaactttgatgatgatgagatggatggttTCGTGGAATGA
- the LOC138903806 gene encoding uncharacterized protein, protein MVNVNRMDWSKKLDDALWAYRTKKFIVFKVVFDKACLLPVELEHKAMWALKMFNLDWDVAANLSGAHLNELDEFRYHAYFKVGDLVLLFNSRFRMFSGKLNSKWSGPFEIVGVTSFGALDLKNKKDEVF, encoded by the exons ATGGTGAATGTGAATCGaatggattggtccaagaagcttgatgatgcgttatgggcttatcggac AAAGAaattcattgtgtttaaagtGGTGTTCGACAAAGCTTGTCttcttccggtggaactagagcacaaggcaatgtgggctctaaagatgtttaatcttgattgggatgtagccgctaacttgagcggtgcacatttgaatgaattggatgagtttcggtaccatgcatat ttcaaggtgggcgatctagtattgttgtttaactcaaggtttaGAATGTTTTCCGGGAAGCTAAattccaagtggagtggtccatttgaaattgttggtgtgacatcttttggtgcattagacttgaagaataagaaagatgaagtattctga